A region of Silurus meridionalis isolate SWU-2019-XX chromosome 13, ASM1480568v1, whole genome shotgun sequence DNA encodes the following proteins:
- the tshz3a gene encoding teashirt homolog 3 encodes MARRKQRAPKRAPAYDSEDVEEPRIQNEDFVKEDSRTTEKPLANNDLRKDSAIEKSKDEHCFPTAEFSETDSELHINEANEPTSDVDSRSINIKDNPMKECFNERSEKSLCGSDSLEQIKAIYNGFLSNSFWSSPSLNPSQSCTEKRSETSSSSSSSSSSPGGNCYDWHQSAVAKTLQQVSEKQLHPQRETNLFSTVQLYRQSARVYGSIFSGASKFHCKSCSASYDTLVDLTVHMNDTGHYRDDNHEKADKGAKSWSKPRKRSLMELEGKEDAQKVLRCMYCGHSFESLQDLSVHMIKTKHYQKVPLKEPGTSVAAAKVMSSFRKRVPVELDITKLNGTDQKASSNESLINVSVPKVADINKKESLMDHKGMSNTAQIKSQILRCMECGQSFETLQQLSAHIMLTGHFVKANQSPQKMNRCISEQISLPGKMKMKNVKTPKERPCSSTSSPNESTKSLHTSTPLKQPEKQQKIFLKDMHSKELGSDNNLEERFTMSSKSDYLTEEDLQDCPKMNLDILKSLENTVTSAINKAQKGTPSWGGYQSIHAAYQLQNSIKPSLYNSSMQQLVHGVEVSFSDKNEIPSSPQQRTPSPKVNLHAMEELVKKVTQNIAEETRKDKDEQTSVARHFIISSATSADRKSASNSPAVEGCETLKNKDNKIADSENNVSGRESKKCNESFTTSLDFCEDSAVITVHPEPKQPFVSPLNALQSVMNLHLGKAANPVKPVEDPMSMLLKMSNSMAERAAVASAPISTSKPEPLHLYVYHNDKDQPIDLSKGKRNQCLVTASLPGKVLNSLPAMTKTDLTDTIKCPPVSPVHESALSEISDMLRNFSDSHVLNSQTSHKSESSGIEDSQTSNAGDDASMVHKRNGRQSHWNPQHLLILQAQFTSGLRKTAEGKYVISDLSPQERLVISHATGLSMTTISHWLANVKYQLRRTGRTKFMKNVDSGHPVFFCSECATQIQKRSSYISHLESHLGFRLQDLAKFSCKNLSKTIVKHSTNVLEKTVLSFL; translated from the coding sequence CTTATGATTCAGAGGATGTTGAAGAACCAAGAATCCAAAATGAGGATTTTGTAAAGGAAGACTCAAGAACCACAGAGAAGCCACTGGCTAACAATGACTTAAGGAAGGACTCTGCCATTGAAAAATCAAAGGATGAACACTGCTTCCCTACTGCTGAGTTTTCTGAGACTGACAGTGAATTACACATTAATGAGGCGAATGAACCTACATCAGATGTTGACAGCAGGTCAATTAATATTAAAGACAACCCAATGAAAGAGTGTTTTAATGAGCGATCCGAGAAATCACTGTGTGGCTCAGATAGTCTGGAACAGATAAAAGCCATTTATAATGGTTTTCTTTCTAACTCCTTTTGGTCTTCGCCAAGTCTAAATCCTTCTCAGTCATGTACAGAGAAAAGATCTGAAAcaagcagtagcagcagcagcagcagcagcagtccTGGGGGTAATTGCTATGACTGGCACCAGTCTGCAGTTGCAAAGACCTTGCAGCAGGTTTCTGAAAAACAGCTTCACCCTCAAAGGGAAACTAATCTTTTCAGCACCGTTCAGCTCTACCGCCAAAGTGCTAGGGTGTATGGGTCCATCTTTAGTGGTGCAAGCAAGTTTCATTGCAAAAGCTGTAGTGCCTCTTATGACACACTGGTTGACCTTACAGTTCACATGAATGATACAGGCCACTACCGAGATGACAACCATGAGAAGGCTGACAAAGGGGCCAAGAGCTGGTCCAAGCCACGTAAACGCTCTTTAATGGAACTGGAGGGTAAGGAGGATGCACAGAAGGTGCTGCGCTGTATGTATTGTGGTCACTCTTTTGAATCCTTGCAAGATCTCAGTGTACACATGATTAAAACCAAACACTACCAAAAAGTGCCTCTTAAGGAACCTGGAACATCAGTTGCTGCTGCTAAAGTGATGTCATCTTTCAGAAAGAGAGTACCTGTAGAATTAGATATAACTAAACTAAATGGCACTGATCAGAAAGCCTCTTCTAATGAAAGTCTAATAAATGTTAGTGTTCCCAAGGTTGCTGACATTAACAAGAAGGAGAGTCTCATGGACCACAAGGGGATGAGTAACACCGCTCAGATAAAATCCCAGATTTTGAGGTGTATGGAATGTGGACAATCATTTGAGACTTTGCAGCAGTTAAGTGCCCACATCATGCTGACAGGGCACTTTGTTAAAGCTAATCAATCTCCCCAAAAAATGAACAGATGCATTTCAGAACAGATATCCTTGCCTGGGAAAATGAAGATGAAAAATGTGAAGACCCCAAAAGAGAGACCTTGTTCCTCCACATCCTCCCCAAATGAAAGCACCAAATCACTGCATACCTCTACTCCTCTAAAACAACCAGAAAAGCAGCAAAAGATTTTCCTAAAAGACATGCATTCTAAAGAACTGGGAAGTGACAACAATTTAGAGGAGAGGTTCACAATGTCTTCAAAATCTGACTATCTTACTGAAGAGGACTTGCAGGACTGTCCAAAAATGAACCTGGATATCCTTAAGTCCTTGGAGAACACTGTTACTTCTGCCATTAACAAAGCACAGAAGGGCACTCCCAGCTGGGGAGGATATCAAAGCATTCATGCTGCTTATCAGTTGCAGAATAGCATAAAGCCTTCTCTCTACAACTCTTCCATGCAGCAACTAGTGCATGGTGTGGAAGTTTCATTCTCAGACAAAAATGAAATCCCTTCCAGCCCTCAACAGAGAACTCCTTCACCCAAAGTAAACCTGCATGCCATGGAGGAATTGGTAAAGAAAGTAACACAGAACATTGCTGAGGAAACAAGAAAGGACAAAGATGAACAGACTTCCGTAGCAAGGCACTTTATAATCTCCTCTGCTACGAGTGCAGACAGGAAATCAGCATCCAATTCTCCTGCAGTAGAAGGATGCGAAACACTAAAGAACAAAGATAACAAGATTGCTGACTCTGAGAATAATGTAAGTGGGAGGGAGTCAAAAAAATGTAACGAAAGCTTCACAACCTCTTTAGATTTCTGTGAAGACAGCGCAGTAATAACTGTTCACCCAGAGCCAAAACAACCATTTGTTAGTCCTTTAAATGCCCTTCAGTCAGTCATGAATCTTCATTTGGGTAAAGCGGCCAATCCTGTGAAACCAGTTGAGGATCCTATGAGTATGCTTCTAAAGATGAGCAACAGTATGGCAGAGAGGGCTGCGGTTGCTTCAGCTCCGATATCCACCTCAAAGCCAGAGCCATTACATCTATATGTGTATCACAATGACAAAGACCAACCAATAGATTTATCCAAAGGCAAAAGGAACCAGTGTTTAGTTACAGCTTCTCTCCCAGGGAAAGTGTTGAACTCTCTTCCTGCTATGACCAAGACTGATTTAACTGATACAATCAAATGCCCCCCAGTCAGTCCAGTGCACGAAAGTGCACTATCAGAAATATCAGACATGTTACGCAATTTTTCCGACAGTCATGTCTTAAATTCTCAGACTTCTCACAAATCCGAGAGTTCGGGTATTGAAGATTCTCAAACGTCAAACGCAGGAGATGATGCATCTATGGTGCACAAACGCAATGGAAGGCAGTCGCACTGGAATCCTCAACACTTGTTAATTCTGCAAGCCCAGTTCACATCTGGCCTCAGAAAGACAGCTGAAGGGAAGTATGTCATATCAGACTTGAGCCCTCAAGAGAGGCTGGTCATCTCACATGCTACAGGTCTTTCCATGACAACTATCAGCCACTGGCTTGCCAATGTGAAATACCAGCTGAGGCGCACAGGCAGGACCAAGTTTATGAAAAACGTTGACTCAGGTCACCCAGTTTTCTTCTGTAGTGAATGTGCTACACAAATCCAAAAACGTTCATCATACATCTCTCATCTTGAATCACATCTCGGCTTTAGATTACAAGATTTGGCTAAATTCTCATGTAAAAATCTCAGCAAGACGATTGTAAAGCATTCAACAAACGTATTGGAGAAAACTGTCTTGTCGTTCCTCTGA